The following are encoded together in the Gloeomargarita sp. SKYB120 genome:
- a CDS encoding metalloregulator ArsR/SmtB family transcription factor, giving the protein MATMSVAVLEQVADYFKVLSEVSRLQVLCALKDGPKNVSEIMAATGLGQANVSKHLKILTQAGMVQRQPQGVQVYYRISDPIILPMCELVCQGLQNRLQAQLQTFEGENKGALQFR; this is encoded by the coding sequence ATGGCAACGATGTCGGTGGCGGTCCTGGAGCAAGTGGCCGACTACTTCAAAGTGTTATCGGAAGTGAGCCGGCTGCAGGTGCTCTGTGCGCTCAAGGACGGTCCTAAAAACGTATCGGAGATCATGGCGGCGACGGGATTGGGGCAAGCGAATGTGTCCAAGCACCTAAAAATTCTCACCCAGGCGGGGATGGTGCAACGGCAACCCCAGGGAGTACAGGTGTACTACCGGATCAGCGACCCGATTATCCTGCCCATGTGCGAGTTGGTGTGCCAAGGGTTGCAAAACCGGTTGCAGGCGCAACTCCAGACCTTCGAGGGGGAGAATAAAGGCGCATTGCAGTTTAGGTAA
- a CDS encoding rhodanese-like domain-containing protein, with amino-acid sequence MTQVQTTTPGIQCWDAATLKAEWDAGRVWLVDVREPVEYAEERIPGAICHPLSKFNPAEIKCPDDKVLVLYCRSGNRSYRAAQQLLAAGCAQVTHLQGGIMAWKQQGYPVERNPKAPISLFRQVQIVAGSLVLLGTILGATVSPWFLLLSGFVGAGLVFAGVTNTCALGMLLAQLPYNKRAGQSWQS; translated from the coding sequence ATGACGCAAGTGCAAACGACTACACCAGGAATTCAGTGCTGGGATGCGGCCACCCTGAAGGCGGAATGGGACGCTGGGCGGGTGTGGCTGGTGGATGTGCGGGAACCAGTGGAGTACGCCGAGGAGCGGATTCCAGGGGCGATTTGCCATCCCCTGTCCAAGTTCAATCCCGCTGAAATCAAATGCCCCGATGATAAGGTTTTGGTGCTGTATTGCCGGTCAGGGAATCGTTCCTACCGGGCGGCGCAGCAGTTACTGGCGGCGGGGTGTGCGCAGGTGACCCATTTGCAGGGCGGCATCATGGCCTGGAAACAACAGGGCTATCCTGTGGAGCGTAACCCCAAAGCCCCCATTAGCTTGTTCCGCCAGGTGCAGATTGTGGCCGGTTCGCTAGTTTTGCTGGGGACAATTCTGGGGGCTACGGTCTCGCCCTGGTTCCTGCTGCTCAGCGGGTTTGTGGGAGCAGGGCTGGTGTTCGCTGGGGTGACCAACACCTGTGCGCTAGGGATGCTCCTGGCGCAGTTGCCCTATAACAAGCGAGCAGGTCAATCGTGGCAGTCCTAG
- the pth gene encoding aminoacyl-tRNA hydrolase has product MSPLRLMVGLGNPGAKYERTRHNVGFMAVDALAGRWGLAWREKSQWHGWVAEGQGIVLLKPNTYMNHSGQAVQAVCRWFKFTPREILVIYDDLDLPFGRLRLRKQGSAGGHNGMKSIIAHLGTQEFPRLRIGIGRPVVGESAHYVLEPFSPEQQALLPRLLNEVVRVVELALREGLDQAMNIGNALVIT; this is encoded by the coding sequence ATGTCCCCCTTGCGCTTGATGGTGGGCTTGGGGAATCCAGGGGCCAAGTACGAGCGCACACGACACAACGTGGGATTTATGGCGGTGGACGCCTTGGCGGGCCGGTGGGGATTGGCGTGGCGGGAAAAATCCCAGTGGCACGGTTGGGTCGCCGAAGGCCAAGGGATTGTGCTGCTGAAGCCGAATACTTATATGAATCACTCTGGCCAGGCGGTTCAGGCGGTCTGTCGCTGGTTCAAGTTCACTCCCCGCGAAATCCTAGTTATTTACGACGACTTGGACTTGCCCTTTGGCCGGTTGCGCCTGCGTAAACAGGGTTCTGCCGGCGGGCACAACGGGATGAAATCCATCATTGCTCACCTAGGGACCCAAGAATTTCCCCGGTTGCGCATCGGCATCGGTCGTCCAGTGGTGGGAGAGAGCGCCCACTACGTATTGGAACCCTTCAGCCCTGAACAGCAGGCGCTTTTGCCCCGCCTCCTAAACGAAGTGGTGCGCGTTGTTGAGCTGGCGTTGCGGGAAGGACTGGACCAGGCGATGAATATCGGCAACGCCCTGGTCATTACCTAA
- a CDS encoding MBL fold metallo-hydrolase, whose product MLFRQLYDRESWTYSYLIADPDTKEAALVDSVLEQVERDVQLLRELGLTLRYAIETHVHADHITGAGKLREITGCQTVVPVGSKAECADRFIADGEVLQVGKVTIQAIATLGHTDSHMAYLVNGTHLLTGDSLLIRGCGRTDFQSGNPGLLYDAITERLFTLPEETLVYPGHDYRGHTVSTIGEEKRWNSRLAGKSRDEFIALMNSLNLPDPKKIAEAVPANERCGLVSV is encoded by the coding sequence GTGTTATTTCGGCAGTTATACGACCGGGAGAGCTGGACCTACAGTTACCTAATTGCCGACCCGGATACGAAAGAGGCGGCGCTGGTGGACTCAGTGTTGGAGCAGGTGGAGCGGGATGTGCAGTTGTTGCGGGAGCTAGGGCTGACTCTGCGCTATGCCATCGAGACCCATGTCCACGCTGACCACATCACCGGCGCGGGCAAGTTACGGGAAATCACGGGTTGCCAGACAGTGGTGCCGGTGGGGTCCAAAGCCGAGTGTGCCGACCGGTTCATCGCCGATGGAGAGGTACTCCAGGTGGGGAAAGTGACGATTCAAGCGATTGCCACTTTGGGGCACACCGACAGCCACATGGCCTACTTGGTCAACGGCACGCACCTGCTCACGGGCGATTCCCTGCTTATCCGGGGCTGTGGGCGGACGGACTTCCAAAGCGGCAACCCAGGATTGCTCTACGATGCGATTACCGAGCGCCTATTTACCTTGCCGGAGGAAACGCTGGTGTATCCAGGGCATGACTACCGGGGTCACACGGTTTCTACCATTGGTGAAGAAAAACGCTGGAACTCGCGCCTGGCTGGGAAGTCGCGCGACGAGTTCATTGCTCTCATGAACAGCTTGAACCTGCCGGACCCGAAAAAGATTGCCGAGGCGGTGCCGGCGAATGAACGTTGCGGTTTGGTGAGTGTGTAG